One part of the Stegostoma tigrinum isolate sSteTig4 chromosome 14, sSteTig4.hap1, whole genome shotgun sequence genome encodes these proteins:
- the dusp28 gene encoding dual specificity phosphatase 28: MLHLCTLSESLLISNSRSACDAELLCREGVTFCINVSKQQPFPALKISGMRVPVFDEPAENLYKYFDRCADAIEDTGKQGGRTLVYCKNGRSRSAAICTAYFMKHRSLSLQEAFGHVRSARPAVEPNEGFWEQLQRYESELQSRRTGALSSASG, encoded by the exons ATGTTGCATCTGTGCACGCTGAGTGAGTCGCTGTTGATCAGTAACTCCCGGTCCGCCTGCGACGCCGAGCTGCTATGCAGGGAGGGGGTGACTTTCTGCATCAACGTGTCGAAGCAGCAGCCGTTCCCGGCGCTGAAGATCAGCGGCATGCGGGTGCCGGTCTTTGACGAGCCGGCCGAGAATCTCTACAAGTACTTCGACCGGTGCGCGGACGCGATCGAAGACACGGGCAAGCAGGGAGGCAGGACCCTGGTCTACTGCAAGAACGGCCGCAGCCGCTCAGCAGCGATCTGCACCGCTTACTTCATGAAGcaccgctccctctccctccaggAGGCGTTCGGG CACGTGAGATCAGCCAGGCCAGCTGTAGAGCCCAATGAGGGATTTTGGGAGCAACTTCAACGATATGAGAGTGAACTTCAATCCAGGAGGACTGGGGCTCTTTCTTCAGCCAGTGGATAA